One window of Serinus canaria isolate serCan28SL12 chromosome 3, serCan2020, whole genome shotgun sequence genomic DNA carries:
- the BEND3 gene encoding LOW QUALITY PROTEIN: BEN domain-containing protein 3 (The sequence of the model RefSeq protein was modified relative to this genomic sequence to represent the inferred CDS: inserted 1 base in 1 codon) — translation MNSAEITDDDEVKIPKKXVKVETENEDEALDCSVTSRSAEKHSLDGAVTCLQDSSKRKQTSLGCDGSGGQQDALPSVKKRRFTQEGSLSNMRNRDAGSPTQVNAEQPSKNKNSNVTWLCEEESFSDIITPSYKKPLYGISHKITEKKNPPGAEQFASYDLFEKINPSSPSQIRTLSDQRKRDSAIAVAAATADSESNIYSLIQKMFYTLNTLNTNMTQLHSKVDLLSLEVSRIKKQVSPAESVADFKPPPEYQLTSTELKQIMDQSTSGGDLACRLLVQLFPELFSDDEFGRSCSACGFLNKRKLESLHLQLIRNYVEVCYPSVKNTAVWQLECLPQVNDFFNRFWAQREMENSQQNVQSSSFYETEQVESSHFMEDKEQEEALSLDRSNVIASDYMLDAQDLNEFLDEASSPGEFSVFLLHRLFPELFDHRKLAERYSCFGDSGKQLLDPHRLQIIRRYTEIYFPDVQEEEAWLQQCVQRINDELESMYMDGSECDQMRDDCYDSSSLPDDVSIIKVEDSFEYEKPGRRSKKIWLVPIDFDKLDFPPPDFDVPVPDYLLNKEQIKSIYESSLSIGNFASRLLVLLFPELFTHENLRKQYNCSGSLGKKQLDPTRIKLIRHYVQILYPRAKNDRVWTLEFVGKLDERCRRRDTEQRRSYQQQRKIHVPGPDRREFLTYAINPERFREEFEGPPLPPERSSKDFCKIPLDELVVPNPDFPVPSLYLLSDKEIREIVQQSLSVGNFAARLLVRLFPELFTPENLRLQYNHSGACNKKQLDPIRLRLIRHYVEAVYPVEKMEEVWHYECIPSIDERCRRPNRKKCDILKKAKKAKKVTGSLNC, via the exons ATGAATTCAGCTGAAATCACTGATGATGATGAAG taaaaattcctaaaa atgtgaaagtagaaacagaaaatgaagatgaagCTCTAGACTGCTCAGTAACTTCCAGATCTGCTGAGAAACACTCACTGGATGGTGCAGTGACTTGCCTACAGGATTCCAGCAAACGGAAACAGACCTCCCTTGGCTGTGATGGGTCAGGAGGCCAGCAGGATGCCTTACCCAGCGTGAAGAAGAGACGCTTTACACAAGAG GGCTCCCTTTCAAACATGAGGAACAGAGATGCTGGCTCACCCACTCAGGTAAATGCAGAGCAGCCAAGCAAGAACAAGAATTCTAACGTAACATGGCTCTGTGAAGAAGAATCCTTCAGTGACATAATCACTCCATCTTATAAAAAACCTCTCTATGGCATCTCACACAAAATCACAGAGAAGAAGAACccaccaggagcagagcagtttgCTTCTTACGACTTGTTTGAAAAAATCAACCCCAGCAGTCCCTCACAAATTCGGACTTTGAGCGATCAACGCAAAAGAGACTCTGCCATTGCAgtagcagcagccacagcagattCAGAATCAAATATATATTCTTtgatacagaaaatgttttacacGCTGAACACGCTCAACACCAATATGACTCAGCTTCACAGTAAAGTTGACCTGTTGTCTCTGGAGGTTAGCAGAATTAAAAAGCAAGTCAGTCCAGCAGAGTCTGTTGCTGACTTCAAGCCTCCTCCGGAGTACCAGCTGACTTCTACAGAACTCAAACAAATCATGGATCAAAGCACATCGGGTGGAGACCTGGCTTGCCGGTTGCTCgtgcagctcttcccagagctcttcagtgACGATGAGTTCGGCAGGAGTTGCAGTGCATGTGGCTTTCTCAACAAAAGGAAACTTGAATCTCTTCATCTGCAGCTTATTCGTAACTATGTGGAAGTTTGTTATCCTTCTGTGAAGAATACAGCTGTGTGGCAGTTGGAGTGTTTGCCTCAAGTCAATGATTTTTTCAATAGATTTTGGGCtcaaagggaaatggaaaacagtCAGCAGAATGTGCAATCATCCAGTTTTTATGAGACTGAGCAGGTCGAATCCTCTCATTTTATGGAGGATAAAGAGCAGGAAGAAGCTTTGTCCTTGGACAGGAGTAATGTCATTGCCTCAGATTACATGCTGGATGCTCAGGATCTCAATGAATTTTTAGATGAAGCTTCTTCACCAGGagagttttctgtttttttgttaCACAGACTGTTTCCAGAACTCTTTGACCACAGAAAATTAGCTGAAAGGTACAGCTGCTTTGGAGACTCTGGAAAACAACTGCTGGATCCTCATCGGCTTCAAATAATCCGTAGGTACACTGAAATTTACTTTCCAGACGTGCAAGAAGAGGAAGCCTGGTTGCAGCAGTGTGTTCAGCGAATAAATGATGAGCTTGAAAGTATGTATATGGATGGAAGTGAATGTGACCAGATGAGAGATGACTGTTACGATTCTTCTAGTTTACCAGATGATGTATCAATCATAAAAGTGGAAGACAGTTTTGAATATGAAAAGCCTGGCAGACGGTCCAAAAAAATTTGGCTTGTACCCATAGATTTTGACAAACTTGACTTTCCCCCTCCTGATTTTGATGTCCCTGTCCCGGACTACCTGTTGAACAAAGAGCAGATTAAAAGCATATATGAAAGCAGTCTTTCCATAGGCAACTTTGCTTCCCGATTACTTGTTCTCCTATTTCCTGAACTATTTACTCATGAAAACTTACGGAAGCAATACAACTGTAGCGGATCTTTGGGCAAGAAACAGCTTGACCCCACTAGAATTAAATTAATTCGACATTATGTGCAGATACTGTACCCCAGAGCAAAGAATGACAGAGTGTGGACATTGGAGTTTGTTGGGAAGCTCGACGAGAGGTGTCGACGAAGAGACACGGAGCAAAGGCGCTCATACCAACAGCAACGGAAAATCCACGTGCCAGGGCCTGACAGGAGGGAATTTCTCACCTATGCAATAAACCCTGAGAGATTTCGGGAAGAATTTGAAGGGCCGCCACTGCCAccagaaagaagcagcaaggaTTTTTGCAAGATACCACTCGATGAACTTGTTGTTCCTAATCCAGACTTCCCTGTGCCTTCTCTGTATTTGCTGTCTGACAAGGAGATAAGAGAGATTGTGCAGCAGAGCCTGTCGGTCGGCAACTTTGCTGCCAGGCTTCTTGTAAGACTCTTTCCTGAACTCTTTACTCCGGAGAATCTGAGACTGCAGTACAACCATTCAGGTGCTTGTAATAAAAAACAGCTTGATCCCATCAGACTGAGACTGATCCGTCATTATGTGGAGGCAGTTTATCCTGtggagaaaatggaagaagTGTGGCATTATGAATGTATACCGAGCATCGATGAAAGGTGCCGGCGTCCTAACAGAAAAAAGTGTGATATACTGAAAAAAgctaagaaagcaaaaaaagtgaCAGGCTCTTTAAACTGCTAA